In Haloarcula sp. H-GB4, a single genomic region encodes these proteins:
- a CDS encoding alpha-glucosidase: protein MTAERAWWKEAVVYQIYPRSFNDSDGDGIGDLQGIIDRLDYVANLGIDVIWLNPVYDSPQKDNGYDISDYQAIYDEFGTMADWETLVEEVHDRDMRLVMDLVVNHTSDQHEWFRKSRQRDPEYEDYYIWREGGTDEDGDPVPPNNWESFFGGSAWEYDEERGEFFLHLYDTSQPDLNWRNDGVRQDIFDTIEWWLEKGIDGFRMDVINLLSKVEGLPDGDPDSEWVGAEHFIDGPEMLSYLTALDEKVLSNYDVMTVGEMPQLTVESALEYADTDGPLDMAFHFQHTKLDYADGERWSVGDWSLPELKRIIDRWQDGLAADGWNTLYWENHDQPRSVSRYGDPENYRRESAKLLGTFILTLRGTPYIYQGQELGMTNADWETMDDLRDVDAINHARELLDQEGVEEYDDVKDIVGYRTRDNARTPMQWDDSKNAGFTDGDPWIQVNPNYRDINAADQQADGESVYNYYRRLIQLRSDRDVLVYGDYTDLLPDHETVFAFTRSLSTDSGTERVLVVLHFDDVTETVDLPVEYADATLVEGNYDCDDTDPGTVTLAPYEARVYELFD, encoded by the coding sequence ATGACCGCAGAGCGCGCCTGGTGGAAGGAAGCAGTCGTCTACCAGATCTATCCCCGGAGCTTCAATGACAGCGATGGCGATGGTATCGGTGATTTGCAGGGCATCATCGATCGCCTGGATTACGTCGCCAACCTCGGCATCGATGTCATCTGGCTTAACCCGGTGTATGACTCCCCGCAGAAGGACAATGGCTACGATATCAGCGATTATCAGGCCATCTACGACGAGTTCGGGACAATGGCCGACTGGGAAACGCTGGTCGAGGAGGTCCACGACCGGGACATGCGGCTCGTCATGGACCTCGTCGTCAATCACACCTCAGACCAGCACGAGTGGTTTCGCAAATCCCGCCAGCGCGACCCGGAGTACGAGGACTACTACATCTGGCGTGAAGGCGGGACAGACGAGGACGGCGACCCCGTACCGCCGAACAACTGGGAGTCCTTCTTCGGAGGCTCCGCCTGGGAGTACGACGAGGAGCGCGGCGAGTTCTTCCTTCACCTGTATGACACCTCGCAACCGGACCTGAACTGGCGCAACGACGGCGTCCGACAGGACATCTTCGACACCATCGAGTGGTGGCTGGAGAAGGGTATCGACGGCTTCCGGATGGATGTAATCAACCTCCTGTCGAAAGTCGAAGGGTTGCCCGACGGCGACCCGGACAGCGAGTGGGTCGGCGCCGAGCATTTCATCGACGGTCCGGAGATGCTGTCGTATCTGACGGCGTTGGACGAGAAAGTGCTATCGAACTATGACGTGATGACCGTCGGGGAGATGCCACAGCTCACCGTCGAATCGGCTCTCGAGTACGCCGACACAGATGGCCCGCTGGATATGGCGTTTCACTTCCAGCACACGAAACTCGATTACGCTGACGGCGAGCGGTGGTCGGTCGGCGACTGGAGCCTGCCGGAACTGAAGCGTATCATCGACCGCTGGCAGGACGGGTTGGCGGCGGACGGCTGGAACACGTTGTACTGGGAGAATCACGACCAGCCGCGGAGCGTTTCCCGCTACGGCGACCCCGAAAACTACCGCCGGGAATCGGCGAAGCTACTTGGAACGTTCATCCTCACGCTCCGTGGCACGCCATACATCTATCAGGGCCAGGAACTCGGGATGACTAACGCCGACTGGGAGACGATGGACGACCTCCGCGACGTGGACGCTATTAACCATGCACGAGAGCTACTTGATCAAGAGGGCGTCGAGGAGTACGATGACGTGAAAGATATCGTCGGCTATCGGACCCGCGACAACGCACGGACGCCGATGCAGTGGGACGACTCGAAAAACGCCGGTTTCACCGACGGTGACCCCTGGATCCAGGTCAATCCGAACTACAGAGATATCAACGCCGCCGACCAGCAAGCCGACGGGGAGTCCGTCTACAACTACTACCGACGACTCATCCAGTTACGCTCCGACAGAGACGTGCTGGTGTACGGGGACTACACCGACCTGCTCCCCGACCACGAAACCGTCTTCGCCTTCACGCGGTCGCTATCGACGGACTCAGGAACCGAGCGGGTTCTCGTCGTCCTGCACTTCGACGACGTGACGGAGACCGTCGACCTCCCGGTCGAGTACGCCGATGCGACGCTGGTCGAGGGCAACTACGACTGCGACGACACGGACCCGGGAACGGTGACACTCGCACCGTACGAGGCTCGCGTCTACGAGCTATTCGACTGA
- a CDS encoding creatininase family protein, whose protein sequence is MYLADETWPDLGDYFETESLALVPLGSTEQHGPHLPLATDHLIGEAFAREAADRTGYLCTPTINVGVSPHHRQFNGTMWVDAPVFRDYVESFTRNLAYHGIDRVIYVNAHGGNIEHLREVGRRLRDDEVLYAIEWMWDESIPDLVDDLFEQNGPHGGPKETAMIQHLRSELVHDDRLEDARDGGIPSVEAAETKKYGSRTFYDAADNTDNGVLGDQTDATAEKGAEMFEAATEQLVRLCEWLDAQAFDDLLPEPHV, encoded by the coding sequence ATGTATCTTGCCGACGAGACCTGGCCGGACCTCGGCGACTATTTCGAGACGGAGTCGCTCGCGCTCGTGCCGCTTGGGTCGACCGAACAGCATGGCCCGCATCTCCCGCTGGCGACGGACCACCTCATTGGGGAAGCGTTCGCCCGGGAAGCCGCCGATAGGACTGGCTACCTCTGCACCCCGACGATCAACGTCGGCGTGAGCCCCCATCACAGGCAGTTCAACGGGACGATGTGGGTCGACGCGCCGGTGTTTCGTGACTACGTCGAGTCGTTCACCCGGAACCTTGCATACCACGGCATCGACCGGGTCATCTACGTGAACGCTCACGGCGGGAATATCGAGCACCTCAGAGAGGTCGGCCGCCGGCTCCGGGACGACGAAGTGCTGTACGCTATCGAGTGGATGTGGGACGAGAGCATCCCGGACCTCGTGGATGACCTGTTCGAGCAGAACGGGCCACACGGCGGGCCGAAAGAGACGGCCATGATTCAACACCTGCGCTCCGAACTGGTCCATGACGACCGCCTCGAAGACGCACGGGACGGCGGGATTCCAAGCGTCGAGGCGGCGGAGACAAAGAAATACGGCTCGCGGACCTTCTATGACGCCGCTGATAACACCGACAACGGCGTTCTGGGCGACCAGACGGACGCGACGGCCGAGAAGGGCGCGGAGATGTTCGAGGCCGCGACCGAACAGCTCGTCAGGCTCTGTGAGTGGCTGGACGCGCAGGCGTTCGATGACCTGCTGCCGGAGCCACACGTCTAA
- a CDS encoding Xaa-Pro peptidase family protein produces the protein MTLTDRLDQYLRTAGLEAVWFARPNAFAWLTGGGDNVVDREGDIGVAAAGYDGDKVRVVANNIEAPRLRDEELDSDVTVETFDWHAASLAEAVTEASPAPAAADFDVPGFESVDATQLRQPLTETQIEQSRDLARDTAAAVEAVARNVEPSHTELDVTAVLRQKLEGRGIATPVVLVGSAERAQSYRHYTPTDTELGNYALVSVTVERNGLHVSATRAIAFDPPEWLMERTHKAARVETTALAATQAAGQSGGTAGDVFDAIQDAYAEVGWEGEWQNHHQGGATGFAGREWIATPGHEGEVTLPHGYAWNPTIDGTKSEDTYLVSDDDIELLSGTGDWPTEMVSAVGYDLELPRHTVLEL, from the coding sequence ATGACGCTTACAGACCGTCTCGACCAGTACCTCCGGACAGCGGGACTCGAAGCCGTCTGGTTCGCCCGACCCAACGCCTTCGCGTGGCTCACTGGCGGTGGCGACAATGTCGTCGACCGAGAGGGCGACATCGGCGTCGCTGCCGCGGGCTACGACGGCGATAAGGTACGGGTCGTCGCCAATAACATCGAGGCGCCGCGGCTCCGTGACGAGGAACTCGACAGCGACGTGACCGTCGAAACGTTTGATTGGCACGCGGCGTCGCTGGCCGAAGCCGTCACTGAAGCGAGTCCAGCCCCGGCGGCGGCTGATTTCGATGTCCCCGGCTTCGAATCAGTCGACGCCACACAGCTCCGACAGCCGCTGACCGAGACCCAGATTGAGCAATCTCGTGACCTCGCACGAGACACGGCTGCGGCAGTCGAGGCTGTCGCGCGGAACGTCGAGCCCTCACATACCGAACTCGATGTGACCGCGGTGCTTCGACAGAAGCTCGAAGGCCGGGGCATCGCCACGCCCGTCGTGCTCGTCGGTAGCGCCGAGCGAGCGCAATCCTATCGCCATTACACTCCGACTGACACTGAACTCGGGAACTATGCGCTCGTGTCGGTGACCGTCGAGCGGAACGGCCTCCACGTCAGCGCCACCCGCGCAATCGCGTTCGACCCGCCGGAGTGGCTCATGGAGCGAACCCACAAGGCTGCCCGAGTCGAGACCACTGCGCTGGCCGCGACACAGGCAGCCGGTCAGAGTGGTGGCACAGCAGGCGACGTGTTCGACGCGATTCAGGACGCCTACGCCGAGGTCGGCTGGGAAGGCGAGTGGCAGAACCATCATCAGGGCGGCGCAACGGGCTTCGCCGGCCGCGAATGGATCGCCACGCCCGGACACGAGGGCGAGGTCACGCTGCCACACGGGTACGCCTGGAACCCGACTATCGACGGGACGAAGAGTGAGGACACGTATCTCGTCTCTGATGACGACATCGAACTGCTGTCCGGGACCGGCGACTGGCCGACCGAGATGGTCTCGGCGGTCGGCTACGACCTCGAACTCCCGCGACACACGGTGCTAGAGTTGTAG
- a CDS encoding nucleoside hydrolase, with the protein MRRVIIDTDTAGDDTQAILLSCLSDRITVEAVTVVAGNVPFDREVENAKYTLDIADSLGVPVYEGARQPLLKEFEHATDIHGEDGLGGDLFPETDIESAAGFGPDEIVDRCRAAPGEITLLCIGPLTNIALAYAREPELPDLVDEVWVMGGNVNCEGNVTPAAEFNLWVDPDAAKRVFDAFEVTLVDWGVCLRDAVFGSSEFEAVSAFDTELASFFESVTEQARAFNSEGHDGPGWTALPDSVTAALLAYPELREAVSTYHVAVDDREGLTRGYTSVDVNGVTDGEPNTHVVESVDSDAFQSVMYSLLQSRDPDSGIAE; encoded by the coding sequence ATGCGACGCGTCATTATTGACACGGATACCGCGGGCGACGACACACAGGCGATTCTTCTTTCCTGTCTCAGTGATCGAATTACCGTCGAAGCGGTCACGGTCGTCGCCGGCAACGTGCCCTTCGACAGGGAGGTCGAGAACGCGAAATACACGCTCGACATCGCCGATTCTCTCGGCGTGCCCGTCTACGAAGGGGCGAGACAGCCGCTTCTCAAGGAGTTCGAACACGCGACGGATATCCACGGCGAAGACGGCCTCGGCGGGGACCTGTTCCCCGAAACGGACATCGAATCAGCGGCGGGCTTTGGCCCCGACGAGATTGTCGACCGCTGTCGAGCGGCCCCGGGTGAAATCACGCTGCTCTGCATCGGCCCGCTGACCAACATCGCGCTGGCGTACGCCCGCGAGCCTGAACTTCCAGATCTCGTCGATGAGGTGTGGGTGATGGGCGGGAACGTCAACTGTGAAGGGAATGTCACTCCCGCCGCGGAGTTCAATCTGTGGGTCGACCCCGACGCTGCCAAACGCGTGTTCGACGCCTTCGAGGTGACGCTCGTCGACTGGGGCGTGTGTCTTCGAGACGCGGTGTTCGGCTCATCCGAGTTCGAGGCGGTATCAGCGTTCGACACTGAACTGGCGTCGTTCTTCGAGTCGGTAACCGAGCAGGCCCGAGCGTTCAACAGCGAAGGCCACGACGGCCCCGGATGGACGGCACTCCCGGACAGTGTCACCGCCGCGCTGCTGGCGTACCCGGAACTCCGCGAGGCGGTGTCGACGTATCACGTCGCGGTGGACGACCGCGAGGGGCTCACCCGCGGGTACACCAGCGTCGACGTCAACGGTGTGACCGACGGCGAACCGAACACCCACGTCGTGGAGTCCGTCGACAGCGACGCCTTCCAGTCGGTTATGTACTCGCTGCTCCAGTCCCGGGACCCTGACAGCGGCATCGCCGAGTGA
- a CDS encoding ornithine cyclodeaminase family protein, producing the protein MSNSLYSTARQNNQTTIVPSTDIEAAVEMADLVPAIEAAFAAYENDTAQMPPKSYIDLPQHNGDFRSMPAYLETDDWEASGIKWVNVHPDNPDEFDLPTVMGTLVYTDPESGFPVAVMDATTLTMKRTGAAAAVATDHLAVEDASSLGIIGAGVQSYTQLEAISQVRPIESVIVSDLDDDRVQRFIDTFGDEFDVRAGTISEAGHCDVLSTVTPVEDPIVTLEDLGEHTHVNAMGADAEGKQELHTEVIREATLVIDDFEQTTHSGEINVPWSTGEIDESDIDAELGEIVVGNASGREDLSGITVFDSTGLAIQDIAAARIVYESLGDDSGHRLEMV; encoded by the coding sequence ATGAGCAATTCACTATATTCCACAGCACGACAGAACAACCAGACGACTATCGTCCCCAGTACGGACATCGAGGCGGCCGTCGAGATGGCGGACCTCGTTCCGGCCATCGAGGCCGCGTTCGCCGCATACGAAAACGACACGGCGCAGATGCCGCCGAAGTCCTACATCGACCTACCACAGCACAACGGGGACTTCCGGTCGATGCCGGCCTACCTCGAAACAGACGACTGGGAAGCGTCGGGCATCAAGTGGGTGAACGTACACCCGGACAACCCCGACGAGTTCGACCTGCCGACTGTGATGGGGACGCTCGTGTACACGGACCCCGAAAGCGGCTTCCCGGTTGCCGTGATGGACGCCACGACACTGACGATGAAGCGAACCGGTGCGGCCGCCGCCGTGGCGACGGACCATCTCGCCGTCGAGGATGCGTCCTCGCTCGGCATCATCGGCGCCGGCGTCCAGTCGTACACGCAACTGGAGGCCATTTCCCAGGTGCGACCGATCGAGTCCGTCATCGTCAGCGACCTCGACGACGACCGTGTCCAGCGGTTCATCGACACCTTCGGCGACGAGTTCGATGTGCGAGCAGGCACAATTTCCGAGGCCGGACATTGTGATGTCTTGTCGACAGTCACGCCAGTCGAAGACCCCATCGTCACGCTCGAGGACCTCGGGGAGCACACCCACGTCAACGCTATGGGTGCCGACGCTGAAGGGAAGCAGGAACTCCACACCGAGGTCATCCGCGAGGCGACGCTCGTCATCGACGACTTCGAGCAAACGACCCACTCCGGCGAAATAAACGTCCCATGGAGCACGGGCGAAATCGACGAGTCGGATATCGACGCCGAACTCGGCGAGATTGTCGTCGGGAACGCGTCCGGCCGTGAGGACCTGTCCGGGATTACGGTCTTCGACTCGACCGGCCTCGCGATTCAGGACATCGCTGCCGCACGTATCGTGTACGAATCGCTCGGTGACGACAGCGGACACCGCCTCGAAATGGTGTAA
- a CDS encoding Na+/H+ antiporter NhaC family protein, with translation MSDTDSGDGTEIEEISGPDVEAIEFYGGRWMSVVPIGLFILWAIVQSGLFGIGDTTGLVAGMLVALIVGMFFAKGDWKNYANTIFDGMTKRVAATAVVAWLWAGMFSNTLQAGGFVGGLVWAANAAEVGGALFPAATFILAALFTTGIGTGYGAAVAFSALFFPAGILLGANPVLLFGAILSGAVFGDNLAPVSDTTIVSAVTQDADIGGVVASRFKYAVIAAVLALAAYVFAGNAMPGLDISQQAQDLFVQNSEPAGLLHLISMLVVIVTAVMGRHIVEAISWGLIVAVVFNVVFGLAPLSDVLLFKVPETSAAASWAGSLPIAEVVAAENAGVTGSIYNGAAGFFPLIVLVLLIVAGSEIMIRGGGFEAIQEWLLENVATGVRKAETTMVVGTALVNSMITINTAAEIAIAPYIARIGQRYNINSYRRANILDANTSALGYIFPWGGGVLIGFATLQGLPGQYEWFTSAMVVNPVQVWPYVFHGWFLFGVFLLSALTGFGLEYTTDRKSKDVTRL, from the coding sequence ATGTCAGACACGGATAGTGGCGATGGGACAGAGATCGAAGAGATCTCCGGCCCGGATGTCGAAGCAATCGAGTTTTACGGTGGACGGTGGATGAGTGTCGTTCCCATAGGGCTGTTTATCCTGTGGGCGATTGTCCAGAGTGGTCTGTTCGGTATCGGGGATACGACTGGGCTTGTCGCGGGAATGCTCGTGGCGCTCATCGTCGGGATGTTCTTCGCCAAAGGAGACTGGAAGAACTACGCGAACACCATCTTCGATGGGATGACGAAGCGGGTCGCCGCGACAGCAGTGGTCGCGTGGCTCTGGGCAGGAATGTTCTCGAACACGCTCCAGGCAGGTGGCTTCGTCGGCGGGCTCGTTTGGGCAGCGAACGCGGCCGAGGTCGGGGGCGCGCTGTTCCCCGCCGCCACCTTCATCCTCGCAGCGCTTTTTACGACCGGAATCGGAACCGGCTACGGAGCGGCAGTCGCCTTCTCGGCGCTTTTCTTCCCGGCCGGTATCCTGCTCGGTGCGAACCCGGTGTTGCTGTTCGGGGCAATTCTCTCCGGGGCCGTCTTCGGGGACAACCTCGCGCCGGTCAGCGATACGACGATTGTCAGCGCAGTGACGCAAGACGCTGATATCGGCGGGGTCGTCGCCTCGCGGTTCAAGTACGCCGTTATTGCGGCGGTACTGGCGCTTGCGGCGTACGTCTTTGCCGGAAACGCGATGCCCGGGCTGGACATCTCCCAGCAGGCACAGGACCTGTTCGTCCAGAACAGCGAACCAGCGGGACTGCTGCACCTCATTTCCATGCTCGTCGTCATCGTGACGGCGGTCATGGGCCGACACATTGTCGAAGCCATTTCGTGGGGACTCATCGTTGCGGTTGTCTTCAACGTCGTCTTCGGTCTCGCACCGCTGAGTGACGTGTTGCTGTTCAAAGTTCCCGAAACGTCAGCAGCCGCAAGTTGGGCCGGCTCGCTTCCCATCGCGGAAGTGGTCGCGGCCGAAAACGCCGGCGTCACCGGGTCCATCTACAACGGTGCAGCCGGGTTCTTCCCGCTTATCGTTCTCGTCTTGCTCATCGTCGCCGGGTCTGAGATCATGATCCGTGGCGGTGGCTTCGAAGCGATACAGGAATGGCTGCTTGAAAACGTCGCAACGGGCGTCCGAAAGGCCGAGACGACGATGGTGGTCGGCACCGCCCTCGTTAACTCGATGATCACGATCAACACGGCGGCAGAGATCGCGATTGCGCCGTACATCGCCCGCATTGGCCAGCGGTACAACATCAACAGTTACCGCCGGGCGAATATCCTCGACGCGAACACCTCGGCGCTCGGGTACATCTTCCCGTGGGGCGGCGGTGTCCTCATCGGCTTCGCGACGCTACAGGGCCTCCCCGGACAGTACGAGTGGTTCACCAGCGCGATGGTAGTCAACCCCGTGCAGGTCTGGCCGTACGTCTTCCACGGCTGGTTCCTGTTCGGCGTGTTCCTCCTCTCCGCGCTGACCGGGTTCGGGCTCGAGTACACCACTGACCGCAAATCCAAGGATGTGACCCGTCTATGA